GACCGTCAAGGTCGGCTTTGACCCCACCGCTCCCGACCTCCATCTCGGCCACACCGTTCTCATGCGCAAGATGCGGCACTTCCAGGACCTGGGCCACCGCGTGGTCTTTGTGATCGGGGACTTCACGGGCATGATCGGGGATCCCACCGGTCGCTCCAAGATCCGCCCTCCC
The Vicinamibacteria bacterium DNA segment above includes these coding regions:
- a CDS encoding tyrosine--tRNA ligase, with product MNPSEAVAHLTKGCVDVVTPDALKAKLALGRPLTVKVGFDPTAPDLHLGHTVLMRKMRHFQDLGHRVVFVIGDFTGMIGDPTGRSKIRPP